A genomic region of Planctomycetota bacterium contains the following coding sequences:
- the trpD gene encoding anthranilate phosphoribosyltransferase, with amino-acid sequence MRELLSKLIGGEHLTAEETRWAFEQIMSGTAEPIAVGALLAGLACRGPAASELVGAATVMREKARKINAGDFDPVLDTCGTGGDVTGTFNISTAAALIAAAAGVKVVKHGNRSASSKSGSADVLECLGVYLDAPSHVERQCLEEANICFAFARNHHPAMRNVAEIRQKLGVPTLFNLLGPLTNPGGAGYQLLGVFAPDLTEIMAHALKELGTKRAWVCHGHSGLDELSTLSRTQISEVRDGQVTTWTLDPADLGLKTPELSDLQVDGPAASAKAIEAIFEGETGPRRDIALLNAAGALVVVGKANDLADGMTQAAATIDDGRAKATLQALIRASK; translated from the coding sequence ATGCGGGAACTCTTGTCGAAACTGATCGGTGGCGAGCATCTCACGGCCGAAGAGACGCGGTGGGCGTTTGAGCAGATCATGTCCGGGACGGCCGAGCCGATCGCGGTCGGGGCGCTGCTTGCCGGGCTGGCCTGTCGTGGGCCGGCCGCCTCGGAGTTGGTCGGTGCCGCGACGGTCATGCGTGAGAAGGCCCGCAAGATCAATGCGGGCGATTTTGATCCCGTCCTCGACACCTGCGGCACCGGCGGCGACGTGACCGGCACGTTCAACATCTCCACGGCCGCCGCCCTCATCGCCGCCGCCGCCGGAGTCAAGGTTGTCAAGCACGGCAACCGCTCCGCCTCCAGCAAGTCCGGCAGCGCGGACGTGCTCGAATGCCTGGGCGTTTACCTCGACGCGCCGTCACACGTCGAACGGCAGTGCCTGGAAGAGGCCAACATCTGCTTTGCCTTCGCCCGCAACCACCACCCGGCGATGCGCAACGTCGCGGAGATCCGCCAGAAGCTGGGCGTGCCGACCCTTTTCAACCTGCTCGGCCCGCTGACCAACCCCGGCGGTGCGGGCTACCAATTGCTCGGCGTGTTCGCGCCCGACCTGACCGAAATCATGGCCCACGCGCTCAAGGAACTGGGCACCAAGCGGGCGTGGGTCTGCCACGGACACTCCGGACTCGACGAGCTTTCCACCCTCAGTAGGACGCAAATCAGCGAAGTCCGCGACGGGCAAGTCACGACCTGGACGCTCGACCCGGCCGACCTCGGGCTAAAAACCCCTGAACTATCTGACCTGCAGGTCGACGGCCCGGCCGCGTCGGCCAAGGCGATCGAGGCGATTTTCGAGGGCGAAACCGGCCCACGCCGCGACATCGCCCTACTCAACGCGGCGGGCGCGTTGGTCGTGGTCGGCAAGGCGAACGACCTCGCCGACGGCATGACGCAGGCGGCCGCCACGATCGACGACGGCCGGGCCAAGGCGACGCTCCAAGCTCTGATCCGTGCATCCAAGTAA
- the prmC gene encoding peptide chain release factor N(5)-glutamine methyltransferase — MPATETWTVRRLIEWTTSFLDRKGIDSPRLSAEMLLGHVLSLRRIQLYTDHDRPLATDELTEFRDLVKRAGEHEPIQYLVGKAYFFNLELDVEPGVLIPRPDTETLVEEAIAHLKPVESPTVLDLCTGTGSVALAIAMQISTARVVAVDIADEAVALARRNVEKHGLGDRVEVVAGDLFAPVAGCTFDAVVANPPYIATDQLVGLDRNVRDHEPMLALDGGPDGLDPHRRILAEADSFLEPGGLLALEIAFDQGENALALAQGFPSFTDRQIVRDLARRPRVLTMHLAS, encoded by the coding sequence ATGCCGGCAACGGAGACATGGACGGTCCGCCGACTCATCGAATGGACAACCTCATTCCTCGATCGCAAGGGTATCGACAGCCCCCGGCTCTCGGCGGAGATGTTGCTCGGGCACGTGCTTTCGCTCCGGCGGATTCAGCTCTACACCGACCACGACCGTCCCCTCGCCACCGACGAACTCACCGAGTTCCGCGATCTGGTGAAGCGTGCCGGCGAGCATGAGCCGATCCAGTACCTCGTCGGCAAAGCGTACTTCTTCAACCTCGAACTCGACGTTGAGCCGGGCGTGCTCATCCCGCGGCCGGACACCGAAACGCTCGTGGAAGAGGCGATAGCGCACTTGAAGCCGGTCGAGTCGCCGACGGTGCTGGACCTTTGCACGGGGACAGGAAGTGTCGCGCTGGCGATCGCGATGCAGATTTCAACGGCACGTGTGGTCGCGGTCGACATCGCCGACGAGGCGGTCGCGCTTGCGCGTCGGAACGTCGAGAAGCACGGGCTTGGCGACCGCGTCGAGGTGGTTGCCGGCGACTTGTTCGCGCCGGTGGCGGGTTGCACGTTCGATGCCGTTGTCGCCAACCCGCCGTACATCGCGACGGATCAGTTGGTCGGACTCGATCGCAACGTGCGCGATCACGAGCCGATGCTCGCGCTGGACGGTGGGCCTGACGGTCTCGACCCGCACCGACGCATCCTCGCCGAGGCCGATAGCTTTCTCGAACCCGGCGGACTGCTCGCGCTGGAAATTGCATTTGACCAAGGCGAAAACGCTTTGGCATTGGCGCAGGGCTTTCCCAGTTTTACTGACCGGCAGATCGTGCGTGATCTGGCTCGCAGGCCGCGTGTGTTGACGATGCATTTAGCCTCGTAA
- a CDS encoding aldo/keto reductase, whose product MALQRRTLGKTHLDVSVLGWGCAPVSFLKTDADRAERVAHTLLDAGVNLIDTATAYPGSHQFIGKHLADRRDEFVIVSKVGTPGGDGDAFAPEKLKKQVDAALAGMKTDRVDVMLIHSCDLHTLEMDEALGALVECRDAGKILHVGYSGDNEAAAFACRLPDIAVLETSVNIADQANIDSALAKASTHNVGVIAKRPVANAAWKHVDDREGLYKKYAATYADRLDKMNLDPAAHGFEWAELALRFTLAQPITCAITGTTNPDHAAANLDLAAKGPLDDDVVTAIRRAFADAADNWTAQM is encoded by the coding sequence CCGTGCTAGGCTGGGGATGTGCTCCGGTGAGCTTTTTGAAGACCGATGCCGACCGCGCGGAAAGGGTCGCCCACACCCTCCTCGACGCAGGCGTCAACCTGATCGACACCGCGACGGCCTACCCCGGCAGTCACCAGTTCATCGGCAAGCATCTGGCCGATCGCCGCGATGAGTTCGTGATCGTGTCCAAGGTCGGCACGCCCGGCGGCGACGGTGATGCGTTCGCGCCGGAGAAACTCAAGAAGCAGGTCGACGCGGCGCTGGCCGGGATGAAAACCGACCGGGTCGATGTCATGCTCATCCACTCGTGCGATCTGCACACCCTTGAGATGGACGAGGCCCTGGGTGCGCTCGTCGAGTGCCGAGATGCGGGGAAAATCTTGCACGTCGGTTACTCCGGCGACAACGAAGCGGCGGCGTTCGCGTGTCGGCTGCCGGATATTGCCGTGCTCGAGACCAGCGTCAACATCGCCGACCAAGCCAACATCGACAGCGCGCTCGCCAAGGCCTCGACTCACAACGTCGGCGTCATCGCCAAGCGGCCCGTCGCCAACGCCGCGTGGAAACATGTTGACGATCGCGAGGGGCTGTACAAGAAGTACGCCGCGACCTACGCCGATCGACTCGACAAGATGAACCTCGACCCCGCTGCCCACGGCTTCGAATGGGCCGAGCTCGCGTTGCGGTTCACCCTCGCCCAGCCGATCACGTGCGCGATCACCGGCACGACCAACCCCGACCACGCGGCGGCGAACCTCGACCTCGCCGCCAAAGGGCCGCTCGATGACGACGTCGTGACCGCCATCCGGCGGGCCTTCGCCGATGCCGCCGACAACTGGACGGCCCAGATGTGA
- the radA gene encoding DNA repair protein RadA: MAKTRSQFLCNSCGSVHPKWMGKCPDCGTWDSLEEFKEAKTDARDAVGVRSTGDLAGGAEALTLDAIDTADAPRITTGIGEFDRVLGGGFVAGSAVLVGGEPGIGKSTLLLQAAAELAKHGTPVMYVTSEESARQTKLRAERLGLAKTDSLRILAETNLERVRHQLDKHKPAVAIVDSIQMVYKPDLPAAPGSVTQLRDGCMDLVYHAKRTGCAIGIVGHVTKQGTLAGPKIIEHIVDTVIYFEGDRFHSHRIVRGIKNRFGSTHEVGLFEMTGTGLAEVKDPAGLFATQHPDGAPSGSVLTCVSQGSRSLLVEVQALTASSVVGAARRKVSGISADRVSMIIAVLEKRCDVRLAADDVFVNIAGGVKIAEPAADLAVALAIASAHFNRPLPPGTLALGELGLGGEVRPVPQIEGRLKEAARLGVGHAVVPPLPTKPALKGTALHEVRRLQQAMGDLV, encoded by the coding sequence ATGGCTAAAACCCGCTCCCAGTTCCTCTGCAACTCGTGCGGCAGCGTGCATCCGAAGTGGATGGGCAAGTGCCCGGACTGCGGGACGTGGGATTCGCTCGAAGAGTTCAAGGAGGCGAAGACCGACGCGCGGGACGCCGTGGGTGTTCGCAGTACGGGGGACTTGGCCGGCGGTGCGGAAGCGTTGACGCTCGACGCGATCGACACGGCCGACGCGCCGCGAATCACGACCGGCATCGGCGAGTTCGATCGCGTGCTCGGCGGCGGGTTCGTCGCGGGGTCGGCGGTGCTTGTCGGAGGGGAGCCGGGAATCGGGAAGTCGACGCTCCTGCTACAAGCCGCGGCAGAGCTCGCCAAGCACGGCACGCCGGTCATGTACGTCACCAGCGAAGAGTCCGCCCGACAGACCAAGCTGCGTGCCGAGCGGCTCGGCCTGGCGAAGACCGACAGCCTACGAATCTTGGCCGAGACCAACCTCGAACGCGTCCGCCATCAGCTCGACAAGCACAAACCCGCCGTCGCGATCGTCGACTCGATCCAGATGGTGTACAAGCCCGACCTCCCCGCAGCGCCCGGTTCGGTCACGCAGCTGCGCGACGGATGCATGGACCTGGTCTACCACGCCAAGCGGACCGGCTGCGCGATCGGCATCGTCGGCCACGTCACCAAGCAAGGCACCCTCGCCGGCCCGAAGATCATCGAGCACATCGTCGACACCGTCATCTACTTCGAAGGCGACCGCTTCCACAGCCACCGCATCGTCCGCGGCATCAAAAACCGCTTCGGCTCCACCCACGAAGTTGGCCTGTTCGAGATGACCGGCACCGGACTCGCCGAGGTCAAAGACCCCGCCGGGCTGTTCGCGACGCAGCATCCCGACGGCGCGCCCAGCGGCTCGGTGCTGACGTGCGTCTCGCAAGGCTCACGTTCGTTGCTTGTCGAAGTTCAAGCACTCACCGCCAGCAGCGTCGTCGGCGCCGCACGTCGCAAGGTCAGCGGCATCTCCGCCGACCGCGTGTCGATGATCATCGCGGTGCTCGAAAAACGCTGTGATGTGCGTCTCGCGGCAGACGACGTGTTCGTCAACATCGCCGGCGGCGTAAAGATCGCCGAACCCGCGGCCGACCTCGCCGTCGCCCTTGCCATCGCATCGGCCCACTTCAATCGCCCACTCCCGCCCGGCACCCTCGCCCTCGGCGAGCTCGGCCTCGGCGGTGAAGTCCGCCCCGTCCCCCAGATCGAAGGCCGCCTCAAGGAAGCCGCCCGCCTCGGCGTCGGCCACGCCGTCGTCCCCCCACTGCCCACCAAACCCGCCCTCAAAGGCACCGCCCTCCACGAAGTCCGCCGCCTCCAGCAGGCGATGGGCGATCTGGTGTGA
- a CDS encoding glycosyltransferase, with product MTNAPKRIDLHCHSDASNKTGEAMLNMISCPESYSRPQDVYAQALRRGMDFVTLTDHDTIAGALRIADMPDVLVGEEVTVRFPEDGCKIHLLVFGHTQAQHDELQAMRDNIYDVANYLLKHNLAHSVAHPIYRQNDMLFRWHLERMLLLFKGFECLNGAHSPVHREAFEPLLDKLTESEIERLAHVHGIDPLWPEPHVKSRTAGSDDHGQLNIGRTYTEFPADTETVEDVLEALRTGRTAPGGESGSTPKLAHQFYGVAMRYYAAERNKERKASLAKDLLNTLTGHAPMPSKTRLAWTLAKSKVRKSLALRKEPDRGTKKLGGMFFRAARRHSGDHPELWTALREGLPPLGEHEKFFELVNSINRDVSSDLVEELFDAFRNGQFARLFDGFGAVLAHQFVLAPYYFALFHQNKERKLLPEITRQTKPMTAGNLKVGLFTDTLDEINGVGRFIRDMGVQAGRIGRDLTIHTSVAKPVFDVPNRRNFEPLLSRPMPYYAESDLSLNIPPLLEMLEFVDRQQYDVIHISTPGPVGIVGYAAAKMLRVPVLMTYHTDFPAYVQELTGDHRIAGNCRRAMSWLYGQAAAVFSRSVAYQYNLRELGVAEEKLRLITPGIDTEKFRPQPTDLWDTLPHADRPNKLLYVGRVSVEKNLPLLVETFKQLAAVRNDVRLVVAGVGPYLETMKAELAGLPVHFTGGLDDEQLRPLYAGADLFVFPSRTDTLGQVVMEAQASALPAIVSETGGPRETIEDNITGLVRPATDPTVWTNAINELLDQPGKLAAMRVAAEQRRSRWSLERTFEGFWAEHLAAVVPPPTSDHHAVPTPVQPPMPA from the coding sequence GTGACCAACGCACCAAAACGCATCGACCTGCACTGCCACTCCGACGCGTCGAACAAGACCGGCGAGGCGATGCTTAACATGATCTCCTGCCCCGAGAGCTACTCTCGGCCACAGGACGTCTACGCCCAGGCTCTGCGGCGTGGCATGGACTTCGTCACGCTCACCGACCACGACACGATCGCCGGCGCGCTGCGCATCGCCGACATGCCGGACGTGCTGGTTGGCGAGGAGGTCACCGTCCGTTTCCCCGAGGACGGCTGCAAGATTCACCTGCTCGTCTTCGGCCACACCCAGGCCCAGCACGACGAACTACAGGCGATGCGCGACAACATTTACGATGTCGCGAACTACCTCCTTAAGCACAACCTCGCCCACTCGGTCGCCCACCCGATCTACCGGCAGAACGACATGCTCTTCCGCTGGCATCTCGAGCGGATGCTGCTTTTGTTCAAGGGGTTCGAGTGCCTCAACGGCGCCCACTCGCCGGTACATCGTGAGGCGTTCGAGCCGTTGCTCGACAAGCTGACCGAGTCGGAGATCGAGCGCCTGGCCCACGTGCATGGCATCGACCCGCTCTGGCCCGAGCCACACGTCAAGAGCCGCACCGCCGGCAGCGATGACCACGGTCAGCTCAACATCGGCCGCACGTACACCGAGTTTCCCGCCGACACCGAGACCGTCGAGGACGTCCTCGAGGCGCTCCGCACCGGTCGCACGGCCCCCGGCGGCGAATCGGGCTCGACGCCGAAACTCGCGCACCAGTTCTACGGCGTCGCGATGCGGTACTACGCCGCCGAGCGGAACAAGGAACGCAAAGCGTCACTCGCCAAGGACCTGCTCAACACGCTCACGGGTCACGCCCCGATGCCGAGCAAGACGCGCCTCGCCTGGACGCTGGCCAAGAGCAAGGTCCGCAAGTCGCTTGCCCTGCGGAAGGAGCCGGACCGCGGCACCAAGAAACTCGGCGGCATGTTCTTCCGCGCCGCCCGACGCCACTCCGGGGATCATCCCGAACTTTGGACCGCCCTGCGTGAAGGCCTGCCTCCGTTGGGCGAGCACGAGAAGTTTTTCGAGCTGGTCAACTCGATCAACCGCGACGTCAGCAGCGATCTCGTGGAGGAGCTTTTCGACGCTTTCCGCAACGGCCAGTTCGCCCGGCTGTTCGACGGCTTCGGGGCGGTGCTGGCCCACCAGTTCGTGCTCGCGCCGTACTACTTCGCGCTGTTCCACCAGAACAAGGAACGCAAGCTCCTGCCCGAGATCACCCGGCAGACCAAGCCGATGACCGCCGGGAATCTCAAGGTCGGGCTTTTCACCGACACCCTCGACGAGATCAACGGCGTCGGCCGGTTCATCCGCGACATGGGCGTGCAGGCTGGCCGCATCGGGCGCGATCTCACGATCCACACCTCGGTCGCCAAACCCGTCTTCGACGTGCCCAACCGGCGGAACTTCGAGCCGTTGCTGTCGCGGCCGATGCCGTATTACGCCGAATCGGACCTTTCGCTCAACATTCCACCGCTGCTGGAGATGCTCGAGTTCGTCGATCGTCAGCAGTACGACGTGATCCACATTTCCACCCCCGGCCCGGTCGGCATTGTCGGCTATGCGGCGGCGAAGATGCTGCGTGTGCCGGTGCTGATGACCTACCACACCGACTTCCCCGCATACGTGCAGGAACTCACCGGCGACCATCGCATCGCCGGCAACTGCCGCCGGGCGATGTCGTGGCTCTACGGCCAGGCGGCGGCTGTCTTCAGCCGCTCGGTCGCGTACCAGTACAACCTCCGTGAACTCGGCGTCGCCGAAGAGAAACTCCGCCTCATCACGCCTGGCATCGACACCGAGAAGTTCAGGCCGCAACCGACCGACCTGTGGGACACCCTGCCCCACGCGGACCGGCCGAACAAGCTCTTGTACGTCGGCCGAGTGAGCGTCGAGAAGAATCTGCCGCTGTTGGTCGAAACCTTCAAGCAACTCGCCGCCGTGCGAAACGACGTCCGGCTCGTGGTCGCGGGCGTCGGCCCGTACCTCGAAACGATGAAGGCCGAGTTGGCCGGGCTGCCGGTTCACTTCACCGGCGGGCTCGACGACGAACAACTCCGCCCGCTCTACGCCGGGGCCGACCTGTTCGTCTTCCCGTCCCGCACCGACACGCTCGGCCAAGTCGTCATGGAAGCGCAAGCGTCGGCGCTGCCGGCGATCGTCTCCGAGACCGGCGGCCCACGCGAAACCATCGAGGACAACATCACCGGCCTCGTACGCCCGGCGACCGATCCAACCGTCTGGACCAACGCCATCAACGAATTACTCGATCAGCCAGGGAAACTGGCCGCGATGCGTGTCGCTGCCGAGCAACGTCGGTCGCGTTGGAGCCTCGAACGGACGTTCGAAGGATTTTGGGCCGAGCACCTCGCGGCCGTCGTTCCGCCGCCGACGAGCGATCACCACGCGGTACCGACCCCGGTCCAGCCACCCATGCCGGCCTAA
- a CDS encoding XRE family transcriptional regulator, whose translation MPSDASPLGQRIRDARQGLGLTLDEVAGRTGISKPYLSLIETGRVSNPPSTEKLEALERALGLPPRVLVHHAELMRTPPHVRSVLAKLLKAGENDEGLDLDAAYLDGLLHDAAESTGNVGEPVELQRGVPIINKVAAGYPHDFTDLDYPPRVADDYLAVPGLNDPDAFATRVHGDSMQPKYNEGDIVVFSPALAPRPGDDCFVRFADGTTTFKRVFPEDDAVRLQPRNEKYRSQTIAMGEVAGIYRAVYRFERVDK comes from the coding sequence ATGCCCTCCGATGCCTCACCCCTCGGCCAACGCATCCGCGACGCGCGGCAAGGGCTCGGGCTCACACTCGACGAAGTCGCCGGACGCACGGGCATCTCCAAGCCCTACCTGTCGCTCATCGAAACCGGCCGTGTGAGTAACCCGCCGAGCACGGAAAAACTCGAAGCACTCGAACGGGCTTTGGGACTGCCGCCAAGAGTGCTGGTTCATCATGCGGAGTTGATGCGGACGCCGCCGCATGTGCGGAGTGTGTTGGCGAAGCTGCTCAAGGCCGGCGAGAACGACGAAGGCCTCGACCTGGACGCGGCATACCTTGACGGCTTGCTCCACGATGCGGCCGAGTCGACCGGCAACGTCGGCGAACCCGTCGAGCTGCAGCGCGGCGTGCCGATCATCAACAAGGTCGCCGCCGGCTATCCGCACGACTTCACCGACCTCGACTACCCGCCACGCGTCGCCGACGACTACCTCGCCGTCCCCGGGCTCAACGACCCCGACGCCTTCGCCACCCGCGTCCACGGCGACTCGATGCAGCCCAAGTACAACGAGGGCGACATCGTCGTGTTTTCCCCCGCCCTCGCCCCCCGGCCCGGCGACGATTGCTTCGTCCGCTTCGCCGACGGCACGACCACGTTCAAGCGCGTTTTCCCCGAAGACGACGCGGTCCGCCTACAACCACGCAACGAGAAGTACCGATCGCAGACGATCGCGATGGGTGAAGTCGCCGGCATATACCGCGCCGTCTACCGCTTCGAACGCGTTGACAAGTAA